The Terracoccus luteus genome includes a region encoding these proteins:
- a CDS encoding helix-turn-helix transcriptional regulator: MTSDHVDGLPGVPGVPGVPGVPGGAQGRDAGGRGPTRRVLRLLDLLQSRPVWSGTELAERLGVTTRSVRRDVDRLRDLGYPVNAAQGAGGGYQLGAGRRLPPLLLDDDEAVAVAVCLRLAAGGTVEGLGEAAVRTLAKLDQVLPGRLRGQVEAIHEATVTLDSTGPIVDSRTLLTLARAVRETEQVVFDYVGPRGEGERRVEPYRLVSTGRRWYLMAFDLDRDDWRTFRLDRVHGIRARGWRFRPREAPDAATFVRRSITQSGYDHVARVRIAAPRREVDERVPPSVGTVTADGPDHCVFEAGGNDLAGMALHIALLPWPFEVLSPPELREVVLAQGRRLLAAVGEG, from the coding sequence ATGACGAGCGACCATGTCGATGGATTGCCCGGGGTGCCCGGGGTGCCCGGGGTGCCCGGGGTGCCCGGCGGGGCGCAGGGCCGGGATGCCGGTGGGCGCGGTCCCACGAGACGTGTCCTGCGCCTGCTCGACCTCCTCCAGTCACGGCCGGTCTGGAGCGGGACCGAGCTGGCCGAGCGGCTAGGGGTGACGACGCGCAGCGTGCGCCGCGACGTCGACCGGCTGCGGGACCTCGGCTACCCCGTCAACGCGGCGCAGGGGGCCGGCGGTGGCTACCAGCTCGGGGCCGGGCGACGGCTGCCCCCGCTGCTGCTCGACGACGACGAGGCGGTCGCCGTCGCGGTCTGTCTGCGCCTCGCCGCCGGCGGCACGGTCGAGGGGCTCGGCGAGGCGGCGGTGCGCACTCTGGCCAAGCTCGACCAGGTGCTGCCGGGGCGGCTGCGCGGGCAGGTCGAGGCGATCCACGAGGCGACGGTGACCCTCGACTCGACCGGACCCATCGTCGACTCGCGCACGCTGCTGACCCTGGCCCGGGCCGTCCGCGAGACCGAGCAGGTCGTCTTCGACTACGTCGGCCCGCGCGGCGAGGGGGAGCGGCGGGTCGAGCCGTACCGGCTCGTGTCGACCGGGCGGCGTTGGTACCTCATGGCCTTCGACCTCGACCGCGACGACTGGCGCACGTTCCGCCTCGACCGGGTGCACGGCATCCGGGCCCGGGGGTGGCGCTTCCGCCCGCGGGAGGCGCCCGACGCGGCCACCTTCGTGCGGCGCTCGATCACGCAGTCGGGCTACGACCACGTGGCGCGGGTGCGCATCGCGGCGCCGAGACGGGAGGTCGACGAGCGGGTGCCGCCGTCGGTCGGCACGGTGACGGCCGACGGGCCCGACCACTGCGTCTTCGAGGCGGGCGGCAACGACCTCGCGGGCATGGCGCTGCACATCGCCCTGCTCCCGTGGCCGTTCGAGGTGCTGTCGCCCCCCGAGCTGCGCGAGGTCGTGCTCGCCCAGGGCCGCCGGCTGCTCGCGGCGGTCGGTGAAGGATGA
- a CDS encoding DinB family protein — protein MNSTTAIDVNDLLVEQVDWHWRTQLRPRLDGLTDDEYLWEPVAGMWSVHPRGHGRTELQGGSGDTTIDFAHPEPTPAPVTTIAWRIAHLVVGVLGMRVHGHFGGPPVDYLGFDYSPTAAGALAQLDEQYAAWLAGVRGWGEEGLREPCGPAEGPWAEHSRADLVAHINRELIHHGAELALLRDLYAHRTTETQEN, from the coding sequence ATGAACTCCACGACGGCCATCGACGTCAACGACCTGCTCGTCGAGCAGGTCGACTGGCACTGGCGGACCCAGCTGCGCCCCCGACTCGACGGGCTCACCGACGACGAGTACCTCTGGGAGCCGGTGGCCGGTATGTGGTCGGTGCACCCGCGCGGCCACGGGCGCACCGAGCTGCAGGGCGGCTCGGGCGACACGACCATCGACTTCGCCCACCCCGAGCCGACGCCCGCCCCGGTCACGACGATCGCGTGGCGCATCGCGCACCTCGTCGTCGGCGTCCTCGGGATGCGGGTGCACGGCCACTTCGGCGGGCCGCCCGTCGACTACCTCGGCTTCGACTACTCCCCGACCGCAGCCGGTGCGCTGGCCCAGCTCGACGAGCAGTACGCCGCCTGGCTCGCCGGCGTCCGCGGCTGGGGCGAGGAGGGTCTGCGCGAGCCGTGCGGCCCGGCCGAGGGACCCTGGGCCGAGCACTCCCGCGCCGACCTCGTCGCCCACATCAACCGCGAGCTGATCCACCATGGCGCCGAGCTCGCGCTGCTACGCGACCTCTACGCCCACCGCACGACCGAAACCCAGGAGAACTGA
- a CDS encoding DinB family protein yields MPFHVPPVADEREALIAFLDMQRDAFPAAAYGLTEEQIRLAPTAGALSIGGLVKHVTTCEREWADRIAAAPEAPTAPDASAEDQEQAWGDDFRVTDDDTLESLLAALAEVGERTRTLLRTADLDAPVPVPRDAPWFPQDVDAWSVRWVAMHVVEELARHAGHADIVRESIDGATLYELVAGRDGVPETPWLRPWRPREATAQD; encoded by the coding sequence ATGCCGTTCCACGTCCCACCCGTCGCCGACGAGCGCGAGGCCCTCATCGCCTTCCTCGACATGCAGCGCGACGCCTTCCCCGCCGCCGCCTACGGCCTCACCGAGGAGCAGATCCGCCTTGCACCGACCGCCGGCGCCCTGTCGATCGGCGGCCTCGTCAAGCACGTCACGACGTGTGAGCGCGAGTGGGCCGACCGCATCGCCGCCGCCCCCGAGGCGCCCACGGCTCCCGACGCCTCCGCCGAGGACCAGGAGCAGGCGTGGGGCGACGACTTCAGGGTCACCGACGACGACACCCTCGAGAGCCTGCTCGCCGCACTGGCCGAGGTGGGCGAGCGCACGCGCACCCTGCTGCGTACCGCCGACCTCGACGCCCCCGTCCCGGTGCCGCGCGACGCCCCGTGGTTCCCGCAGGACGTCGACGCGTGGTCGGTGCGCTGGGTGGCCATGCACGTCGTGGAGGAGCTGGCCCGACACGCGGGTCACGCCGACATCGTGCGCGAGTCCATCGACGGCGCCACGCTCTACGAGCTCGTGGCCGGGCGCGACGGCGTCCCCGAGACGCCGTGGCTCAGGCCGTGGCGCCCGCGCGAGGCCACTGCGCAGGACTGA